A genomic region of Micromonospora sp. NBRC 110009 contains the following coding sequences:
- a CDS encoding ATP-binding cassette domain-containing protein — translation MSAVIEIAGLRKAFHTARQGRRIAVDGFDLLVEAGQIHGFLGPNGSGKTTTLRALLGLVRADEGRMSVLGASSPERLADVTGRVGAIVESPQFFGNFTARKTLRLLALAGGVPTDRVDQVLEQVGLRDRGDERVKGYSLGMKQRLAVASALLKNPELLILDEPANGLDPAGIREMRDLMRSLAAAGVTVLISSHILAEIQLICDHVTIVSRGRRVAHGRVDEVLAGFDQHEWRIRVAEPERAGELLGRLGVSVTAHPDHLVVAGVDDPELISRTLGEQGLWVRELVPLRPDLESVFLELTGDSRHLDVPRQVDGAVHPPGAPGDAVIDLDVRESRGVDA, via the coding sequence ATGAGCGCCGTGATTGAGATCGCGGGTCTCCGCAAGGCGTTCCACACCGCCCGCCAGGGGCGCCGGATCGCCGTCGACGGCTTCGACCTGCTGGTCGAGGCGGGGCAGATCCACGGTTTCCTCGGGCCCAACGGCTCGGGCAAGACGACCACCCTGCGCGCCCTGCTCGGGTTGGTGCGGGCCGACGAGGGGCGGATGAGCGTGCTCGGAGCCAGCTCGCCCGAGCGGCTGGCCGACGTCACGGGCCGGGTCGGCGCGATCGTGGAGAGCCCGCAGTTCTTCGGCAACTTCACCGCCCGCAAGACGCTGCGGCTGCTGGCCCTGGCCGGGGGCGTGCCCACCGACCGGGTCGACCAGGTGCTGGAGCAGGTCGGCCTGCGGGACCGGGGCGACGAGCGGGTCAAGGGCTACTCGCTGGGCATGAAGCAGCGGCTGGCGGTGGCGTCGGCGCTGCTGAAGAACCCGGAGCTGCTGATCCTGGACGAGCCGGCGAACGGCCTGGACCCGGCGGGCATCCGGGAGATGCGGGACCTGATGCGGTCCCTCGCCGCGGCCGGGGTGACCGTGCTGATCTCCAGCCACATCCTGGCCGAGATCCAGTTGATCTGCGACCACGTGACGATCGTCAGCCGGGGCCGGCGGGTGGCCCACGGCCGGGTGGACGAGGTGCTGGCCGGCTTCGACCAGCACGAGTGGCGGATCCGGGTGGCCGAGCCGGAGCGCGCCGGCGAACTGCTGGGTCGGCTCGGCGTCTCCGTCACCGCCCACCCCGACCACCTGGTGGTGGCCGGGGTCGACGACCCGGAGCTGATCAGCCGCACCCTCGGCGAGCAGGGCCTCTGGGTGCGCGAGCTGGTGCCGCTGCGGCCGGACCTGGAGAGCGTCTTCCTGGAGCTGACCGGCGACAGCCGGCACCTGGACGTGCCGCGCCAGGTGGACGGGGCGGTACATCCGCCGGGCGCCCCCGGTGACGCGGTGATCGATCTCGACGTGCGCGAGTCCCGGGGGGTGGACGCGTGA
- a CDS encoding ABC transporter ATP-binding protein, whose product MVATPPVGGSTRAAWLDGPVTGDLIPGAAGAPARSPVDADLVVSLDGVGVKRSGTALVHDVDWRVELDERWVVLGPNGAGKTTLLNLAAGRLHPTTGFAHVLGERIGRTDVNELRTRIGLSTATLAERIPADERVADVVVTAAWSVVGRWRESYDRTDEARARALLGQLGIGHLAERAYGTLSEGERKRVQIARALMTDPELLLLDEPAAGLDLGGREDLVARLAELAYDPDAPALVLVTHHVEEIPPGFTHALLLREGGVVAQGLLADTLTADNLSKTFGLPLVVERAGERWTARAA is encoded by the coding sequence ATGGTGGCGACGCCGCCCGTGGGGGGCAGCACGCGGGCTGCGTGGTTGGATGGACCGGTGACTGGTGACCTGATCCCCGGCGCCGCCGGCGCCCCCGCCCGCTCGCCCGTGGACGCGGATCTGGTGGTCAGCCTCGACGGGGTCGGCGTCAAGCGCTCCGGCACCGCCCTGGTGCACGACGTCGACTGGCGGGTCGAGCTGGACGAGCGCTGGGTCGTGCTCGGCCCGAACGGCGCCGGCAAGACCACCCTGCTCAACCTCGCCGCCGGCCGGCTCCACCCGACGACCGGTTTCGCGCACGTCCTGGGCGAGCGGATCGGCCGCACCGACGTCAACGAGCTGCGCACGCGGATCGGTCTCTCCACCGCCACGCTGGCCGAGCGGATCCCCGCCGACGAGCGGGTCGCCGACGTCGTGGTCACCGCCGCCTGGTCGGTGGTGGGCCGCTGGCGGGAGAGCTACGACCGCACCGACGAGGCCCGCGCCCGCGCGTTGCTCGGCCAGCTCGGCATCGGCCACCTCGCCGAGCGGGCCTACGGCACGCTGTCGGAGGGGGAGCGCAAGCGGGTGCAGATCGCCCGGGCCCTGATGACCGACCCCGAGCTGCTGCTCCTCGACGAGCCCGCCGCCGGGCTCGACCTGGGCGGGCGCGAGGACCTGGTCGCCCGGCTGGCCGAGCTGGCGTACGACCCGGACGCCCCGGCCCTGGTGCTGGTCACCCACCACGTCGAGGAGATCCCGCCCGGCTTCACCCACGCGCTGCTGCTCCGCGAGGGCGGCGTTGTCGCCCAGGGCCTGCTCGCCGACACGCTCACCGCCGACAACCTGTCGAAGACCTTCGGCCTGCCCCTGGTCGTCGAGCGCGCCGGCGAACGCTGGACCGCCCGGGCCGCCTGA